TTCTTTTAATTATCATCACCCAATAAGACATTTTTTTGACTCAATTGCAGAAATAGTTGAAAGACCCATTAGAAGATATTTTAACTTTACGTTTGGTATGGTTGATTTCACACCATTTGTTGCGATATTATTATTAATCTTATTAGATAATTTTCTTGTTAATTCATTGTTTGACCTCGCAAGAGTGTTGAGGTGATACCTGTGAAAGCGATATTATTTTTTAATCCATTGAAAGCAAGAAAAGAAGATGTTCAGGAACAATTTTTTGATATTTTTCATAATAATGATATTGAAATATTAAAAATTATGCCAGCGGGATCAGCATTAGCTGATAATTCTTTGTATCAAGAAGCAGATATTTTTATTGTTTTGGGCGGAGATGGAACAGTATTAAGAGTAGCAGAATTATCAGCAGAAAATTCTATTCCTATTGTAGGAATTAATTTAGGAACATTAGGATTTTTAACTGCATATGATAGTACAGAAATTGAGCAGGCTGCAAAAGATATAGCATCAAATAATTTGCATTATTCAGATCGTTTCTTATTGGAATGCTATGTAGGAGGAAAAAAATTAATCTCTTTAAATGATATAACAGTACAAAAAAGTCAACCTATAGGGACTGTTGATCTTGAAATATTAATCAAAGGAGAAAGCGTTTTGAATTATGCAGGTGATGGTGTGATTCTTTCCACACCCACAGGTTCTACAGGATATGCATTATCTATGGGAGGACCAATTATTGAACCATCTTTAGATTTAATAACAATAAACCCTTTAGCTTCACATTCCCTAAATATAAGACCACTTGTTGTTTCTTCAAATAATTATATTGAAATTATCATTCATCATATTGATGCAGGAAATGCTTATGTAACTGTTGATGGAGATATTGTACATAGAATTGAAGCGGGTATGGCTGTAGTAGTATCTTCTTCTGAAAAAAAGGTTACTTTAGCTCAGAAAAATGATTATTCATTCTTTAAAGTTCTAAATAATAAATTAGGATTTGGAAGGAGAATAATATGATAGAATTATTATCAGAAGAAACCAAAAAGCAGGTAATTTCTTATCATAATGAGATATTAAAAATGGGACGTCTTGTTCAAGGAATGTTTTTAAAATTTAAAGATGCTTTTTTTGAAAAAAATGTAGATTTGTCAAGAGAAATAATTAAACAAGATATGAGAGTGGATTTTATTGAGGCCAGGTTAGAATATAAGTCAATGGAAATATTGGCTATTAATAATTTATATGGAATATATTTTAAAATTGTTTTTTTGGGAAATAAAATAATAGGAATTTTAGAAAGTATGGCAGATTTATGCGAAACTATGGCAAAAAATAATATAGATCTATTATCTTATCCTAATTCTATAAATCCTTATCAATTTGAAGATTTATTTGATATATCACAAAATATGCTTGGTGAATCTTTAAGGTTATTTTCAAATATAGTTGAAAATAGAGATTTATATATGGAAAAAGATGCAATAGAACTTGCAAAGATCATATGTAAAACTGACATTGAAGTAGATAGTTTATATAATGCTTTCAAAAGAAATCTTATGGGGAAAGTCACAAAGGATAATTTTAAGTCTATTATGGCAAACATAGAAATATTATCAAATTTAGAAAAATTTTCAGACTTGACAACAAACATAGCAGAATATTCTATTTTTATACTTACAGGAGACAGGTATAAATGTAATAAAGAAGGGTTTGATATTTTCTATTCTCTGGGGGAGTAATTAATGCAAAAATTGATAAAATATATATCTAAAGAATTTATATCTCCATTTTTTATGGGATTAATTGGTTTTATAGTTTTTGTTAGTGTAGAATTATTATATCAGCTTTCTGATATAATAGTTAGAAATAAGGTAGGAATTGATAAGCTCTTTATTTTAATTGCATATCATATACCATATTTTTTGGTTATGGGTATTCCAGTTGGAATACTTTTTTCTATATTCTGGGTACTGTCTAGGTTATCCAATGATAATGAAATAATAGCTCTTCAATCCCTTGGGATTCCATCGAAAAGAATAGTCATACCTTTTATCTTTTTGGCTATTATTTTGTCCTTTTTAACCTTTTCTTTATATGACACAATTGTTCCTAAATCAAATATGAAGGCCAAAGAGGCCATTTCAAAATATGTTTATAAAAATGTAGAAGCTAATATTGAAATGAATAAATTTGTAGAAGTGGAAAAAAATAAAAAATATTTATATGTGAGAAAAATAGATAAAGATTCTGGAATTTTATACGGCCTTTTATTATATGAAGTTGATTATTCAAAAACTACAGTTTTTCATGCTGAAAAAGCCTTTAAAGATAAAGACAAATGGTATATGGAAAATGGTCGTATTTTTAGATTAACAGATGATGGTTTATTGAAATTAGATATAACATTTAAAAAATTGGAATTGGATATTTCAAAAAATGTAGAAGAGTATTTAAGGTTTTCTAAAAGTCCAAATGATATGACAACAAGGGAATTAAAGCATAAGATAGAAATCACCCAAAAACTAGGAGGAGATGCATCAGCGTTAATTGTAGGATATCAAGAAAAGTTTTCAAATTCCTTTGCACCTATTGTAATATCTCTATTGGGGGTAGCATTGTCTTTATTTATAAACCTCAGAAGCAAGTCCTGGAGTGTTATATCAACATTTGTTTTAGTAGTTTTATACCAAGGGTCAGGAGCTTGGTTAAGTGCTTTGGGTAAAGAAAGAATCCTAAATCCATATCTCGCACCGTGGATACCAAATATTATATTTGGTATTGTTGGAATAATATTATTTGTTTTATTAGATACGAGAGCAGCTTATAAATTAATAGAGCCTTTGAAAAGAGTATTTGGAACAATTATTATATTGATATTGTTAAGTTCTCAGGGGTTTTCAGAAAAAGTATATATTGAGTCACCTAATATAACTATAGAAGGGACAAAAATTACTTTTGAAGGTAGCACAATTATTAATTATAAAGATTCTATAATAAAGGCTCAAAAAGGTTTTGGAGAGTTGAATGATGAAAATAAGATAATAAAGGCAAGTCTTTTTGGAAATGTAACATATATTCAGGATAAAAGAACTATCGAAGCGTCTTCTATGGAAATAAACTTTGAGAGTAAAGATGTTGTTTTAAATAATACATATTCAATAGAATCTTTTAAAAATAAGAATAAAAAGACGGTTAAACTTAGAGTATGGTCTGGAATATCAGAAAAAAAAACTGATGAAGATGTAGTATTTTCCAAAAAAGTAAAATTGACAACATGTAAAGAATGCCCTACATATTATTTTAAAGCATCACATGTTACGATATACCCAGAACAATTTTTAGTAGCTCGTGATGTAATATTAGAATTTTTTGGTATCCCGGTATTTTATTTCCCTTTTTATTTTCAAAGTTTATCTGGAGAGAAAGAAGCTCCTTTTATTGCGGCCTTTGCTTTTAAAGAGGATACAATTACTATTTCAGTAAAAATAAATCATACTTTTGCAAATAATTCATCACTATCTTTTTTTCAAGAATATGCTAGAAACGTAAAGGAAGACAAATTATCACAGTCAATGAGTTATACATATACTATACCTTTCATTTTAGGAACATTGGCAATATCAAATAGTATTAAAGATAATTCCTTTTCAGATTTAAGATTATCACTATCGAAAAAACTAGAACTTTTAAATTTTTCTTCTTCATTGTCACATAGTTTTTCTTCAAATACAGATTCTTTTTCTATCAATATAAAAGATATAAAAACAGGTTTAGGTAAATTTTCTCTTTCTTCATCTTTTTTGTGGAAAGATAGAAATATTACTAGTGTAAAGTTTTTGAATTTATCTACACCATCATTAACTAAGAAATATAAAAAAACATTTTTTAAAATTAATTCGACAAGAATAAATATCACAGGTCCAGCAACAAAACTATTTGAGTCCTGGAAAGAAAAAACCGTATCTATAAATACATCATTTGATTCCCAAATATTTAACGGAAATAAAAAAAACACCATAAAGATTAGTTATTCGAGTTTATATCAAAAAGATGAGCTGAAAAATTTTAATTTATATATTAAAAATGATATTACAGATAATTATAAACCATTAAAATATAATAAAGATATCTTTTTTCTTGATAGTTCTATAACGCCACAATTGAAATTTGCTTTTAGAAATAGTTATCCAAATAAAATATATAATTATTATGCATATGGATTAAAAGCTAATTTTAAGACGAAACTTTCAATATTTCAATACGGGATTTCTGATTATCAATATTACAGGGTTTTAGTAAATGAACCCAAATGGGTCTCTAATCCAGCAACACATACAAATAAATTAACAGACTTTATGGGTACGGAATTCAACCTAAAAATTTTTGATGTAAAGAATTTTTTTGATTTAAGATATAACAGAACGTTTGATTTCATGCAAGAAAAGGCTGAAGATCGATTTATAACACATTTTTTAACTTCAAAATATACATTAAATTATAATAAATTGAGTTTTGAAAATAATACCAGAACAGATTTAGAAAAAGAAAAAATTGACTTTATAAAAACAAAATTCAATGGTTTTATAAAATACGATATATTTAAACACAATTATCAATTTGATTATGATCATAAAAATGAAATAATGCCAATAACTGTGATTAATAATAAAAGTGAAATAATTTTTGGAAAAAACAAAATAGAAATAAATTATGATTATTATTTAAAAAAAGAAACATTTAAAGAAAGTATTCCGCAAATAAAGTCTAAATACTTATTTTATGATTCAAATGGTGGAAGATATGAGGGAAATTTAAATTTTTTTAATGAGTATAAAAATATACATTATGACCTTAAATATAAATCCAAAGGAGCAAAACAGTCATTAATATTAAATCTTGATTATGATATTGAAAATGAATATTTAAAAACAGGAATTGGATATAATACATCAACAAAATATGATTGGGCAAAGATATCCTTTATATATGATATAAAAAATAATGTTTGGAATTTTACACAATTTGAATTGAATAAACGTCTTATATGTTGGTCTTTATATTTTAAAGGTGATTTGAAATTATTGCCTAAATTTTCATTAAAAAGTTTTGAATTTAAATTCTTTATTACAGATATACCAGAAAAATCCGTTGGTTATACAGAAGAAAAAGGTGTTGATATTAACCTGTTTTAAGAAAATTTGAGGGAGGAAAATAATATGTCGAAAGTTGAAGATTTAGAATTAATAGGGGATAAAATAAAAAATTGTGATAGTTGTTCATTAAGTTTATCGCGAACAAATGTGGTAATTGGAGAAGGATCCCCTGACTCACCAATAATGTTAGTAGGTGAGGGACCAGGTGCAAACGAAGATTTACAAGGAAGGCCGTTTGTTGGAAGAGCTGGCAATTTGCTTGATAAACTATTAAAAGAAATTGCAAAAATAGAAAGAGAAAATCTGTATATAACAAATGTAGTGAAATGCAGACCACCAAAAAATAGAGTTCCTACGACAGAAGAAATGGAAAAATGTAGTCATTTTTTAATGGCACAAATAACAGTGATAAAACCAAAAATTATTGTAGCATTAGGTTCAACAGCTTTGAATTTCTTTTTAAAACAGGTTGTTCCTATAACAAAACATAGAGGAAGATTTAAAGAATGGTATGGTGGAATATACATATTTCCCACCTTTCATCCGAGTTATTTATTAAGGAATAGAAGTGAGAAAGAAGGGTCTCCACTTTTTTATGCAAAATTAGATATGCAAGCTATTGGATATATGTACCATCAATTAAAATCAAAACCAAATATAAATTTAAAAAGTCTTATTGAAAAAACAGAAAAAGGTATTATAGATGCAGAAAATAGAATAAAAGGTTAAAAAATAACTCCAGAGTTTTTCTGGAGTTATTTTTTTTCAACTTTTTTATCTCAAGTATATAGAATTTTTAAACTTAGAAAGTAAATATTATACATAAAGAATATTAAGAACAAATAGTTAAAGTTGAAGTCTAAACAAGAGTGTAATGAAGTACTAAATATATATATAGATAAAAATTTATTATTTTAATAAATAGAAGAGTTATTAGAAATTTAAAGTGAAAAAAATCACAACGAAACATTTTTATATACATTTTTTAATATTTATAGTATAGAATAAAGTTGGAAAACAACAAAAGATGATTTCTTTGAATAGAAAGTGAAAAAATTCCCATTAAAACTAAAAAGGAGGGTATTATTATGGAAATAAGGAAAATATCAACGGTGGAAGAGTTAGAAGAATTAATTCAAGATGTTAAAAAAGCGCAAGAAATATATGCAACATATACACAAAAACAGGTGGATGAAATATTTAGGAGAGCTGCTATTTCTGCAAATGCTTATAGAATATGGTTGGCAAAAATGGCAGCAGAAGAAACAGGTATGGGTATTGTAGAAGACAAAGTTATAAAAAATCATTTTGCGGCAGAATATATTTTTAATAAGTATAAAGACGAAAAAACTTGTGGTATACTGGAAGTAGATGAAACATTTGGTATAAAAAAGATTGCAGAACCTATAGGTTTAATTGCTGGAATAATTCCAACAACAAATCCAACATCAACCACAATTTTCAAAGCATTATTAGCTTTAAAGACAAGAAATGGTATAATTTTTTCGCCTCATCCTAGAGCAAAAAATTGTACAGTAGCAGCAGCAAGAATAATGTTAGAGGCAGCTATTGCTTCTGGTGCTCCTGATAATATAATAGGATGGATTACTGAACCTTCAGTAGAACTAACACAATATTTAATGAAACATCCAGAAATAAATCTAATATTAGCTACAGGTGGACCTGGTATGGTAAAAGCAGCATACTCTTCTGGAAAACCTGCTATAGGTGTTGGAGCTGGAAATACACCAGCAGTTATTGACGAAACAGCACATATGAAAATGGCAGTTAGTTCGATTCTATTAAGTAAAACATTTGATAATGGTACCATTTGTGCATCTGAACAGGCTGTAATTGTAGTTGATGAAATTTATGAAAATGTAAAAGAAGAATTTCTTAATAGAGGGGCGTATATTTTAACAAAAGATGAAAGAGAAAGATTGGGTAATATAATAATAAAAAATGGAAAATTAAATAGTGCTATTGTTGGTCAAAGTGCATATAAAATTGCAAAAATGGCTGATATTGAAGTACCTGAACATGCAAAAGTATTAATTGCAGAAGTGGAAGAAATAGGTGAAAACGAACCATTTTCTTATGAAAAGTTATCTCCTGTTCTTGCAATGTATAAAGCAAGTGATTTCAAAGAAGCTGTTGATAAAGCTGTAAAATTGGTAGAATTTGCAGGTATGGGACACACGGCAGTTTTATATACAGATCAATCTAATAAAGAAAGAATAGATTATTTTGGAAATAAATTAAAAACTGGTAGGATTTTAGTAAATATGCCTTCTTCACAAGGAGCAATTGGAGATGTATATAACTTTAGATTAGAACCATCTTTAACACTTGGTTGTGGTTCATGGGGTGGTAATTCTGTTAGTGAGAATGTTGGTGTTAAACATTTATTGAACATAAAAACTATTGCTGAAAGGCGTGAGAATATGTTATGGTTTAAAGTTCCTCCAAAGATTTACTTTAAAACAGGCAGCTTACCAGTAGCATTACAAGAATTAAAAGGTAAAAAACGCGCATTTATAGTTACTGATAAATTCCTTTTTGAAAATGGGTTTGTTACTAAAATAGAGAAGGTTTTAGAAGAATTAAATATAGAAAGAGAAGTATTTTATGAAGTTGAACCTGATCCATCAATAAGTACAGTAAAAAAAGCTTTAAATATCATAAATTCTTTTAATCCAGATGTTATAATAGCATTAGGTGGAGGATCTCCAATGGATGCTGCAAAAATCATGTGGTTAATGTATGAACACCCAGAAGTAAAATTTGAAGGATTAGCATTAAGATTTATGGATATTAGAAAAAGAATTTATGCATTTCCAGAATTAGGGAAAAAGGCTGTAATGGTTGCCATACCTACAACAAGTGGAACAGGTTCTGAGGTTACACCATTTGCAGTTGTAACAGATGATAAAACAGGATTAAAGTATCCTATAGCAGATTATGAACTTACACCGGATATGGCAATAATAGATCCAGAACTTTCAATGAGTATGCCAAAAAAATTAGCAGCTTATTCTGGAATTGATGCTTTAGTACATGCGATTGAAGCTTATGTTTCAGTGTTTGCAAATGAATTTACAAA
The genomic region above belongs to Marinitoga hydrogenitolerans DSM 16785 and contains:
- a CDS encoding uracil-DNA glycosylase; this encodes MSKVEDLELIGDKIKNCDSCSLSLSRTNVVIGEGSPDSPIMLVGEGPGANEDLQGRPFVGRAGNLLDKLLKEIAKIERENLYITNVVKCRPPKNRVPTTEEMEKCSHFLMAQITVIKPKIIVALGSTALNFFLKQVVPITKHRGRFKEWYGGIYIFPTFHPSYLLRNRSEKEGSPLFYAKLDMQAIGYMYHQLKSKPNINLKSLIEKTEKGIIDAENRIKG
- the adhE gene encoding bifunctional acetaldehyde-CoA/alcohol dehydrogenase, encoding MEIRKISTVEELEELIQDVKKAQEIYATYTQKQVDEIFRRAAISANAYRIWLAKMAAEETGMGIVEDKVIKNHFAAEYIFNKYKDEKTCGILEVDETFGIKKIAEPIGLIAGIIPTTNPTSTTIFKALLALKTRNGIIFSPHPRAKNCTVAAARIMLEAAIASGAPDNIIGWITEPSVELTQYLMKHPEINLILATGGPGMVKAAYSSGKPAIGVGAGNTPAVIDETAHMKMAVSSILLSKTFDNGTICASEQAVIVVDEIYENVKEEFLNRGAYILTKDERERLGNIIIKNGKLNSAIVGQSAYKIAKMADIEVPEHAKVLIAEVEEIGENEPFSYEKLSPVLAMYKASDFKEAVDKAVKLVEFAGMGHTAVLYTDQSNKERIDYFGNKLKTGRILVNMPSSQGAIGDVYNFRLEPSLTLGCGSWGGNSVSENVGVKHLLNIKTIAERRENMLWFKVPPKIYFKTGSLPVALQELKGKKRAFIVTDKFLFENGFVTKIEKVLEELNIEREVFYEVEPDPSISTVKKALNIINSFNPDVIIALGGGSPMDAAKIMWLMYEHPEVKFEGLALRFMDIRKRIYAFPELGKKAVMVAIPTTSGTGSEVTPFAVVTDDKTGLKYPIADYELTPDMAIIDPELSMSMPKKLAAYSGIDALVHAIEAYVSVFANEFTNGLALESIRLIFKYLPDSYKYGEKAVKAREKMAYASCTAGMAFANAFLGLCHSMAHKLGSAFHIPHGLSNALLISQIIKYNATDKPVKQTAFPQYKYPLAKERYAKIADYLNLGGETTDEKVEKLIAAIEELKRQLNIPSSIKELGISEEEFYAKLDEMSEHAFDDQCTPANPRYPLISEIKDIYIKAFKGDL
- a CDS encoding phosphate signaling complex PhoU family protein translates to MIELLSEETKKQVISYHNEILKMGRLVQGMFLKFKDAFFEKNVDLSREIIKQDMRVDFIEARLEYKSMEILAINNLYGIYFKIVFLGNKIIGILESMADLCETMAKNNIDLLSYPNSINPYQFEDLFDISQNMLGESLRLFSNIVENRDLYMEKDAIELAKIICKTDIEVDSLYNAFKRNLMGKVTKDNFKSIMANIEILSNLEKFSDLTTNIAEYSIFILTGDRYKCNKEGFDIFYSLGE
- a CDS encoding NAD(+)/NADH kinase, with the translated sequence MKAILFFNPLKARKEDVQEQFFDIFHNNDIEILKIMPAGSALADNSLYQEADIFIVLGGDGTVLRVAELSAENSIPIVGINLGTLGFLTAYDSTEIEQAAKDIASNNLHYSDRFLLECYVGGKKLISLNDITVQKSQPIGTVDLEILIKGESVLNYAGDGVILSTPTGSTGYALSMGGPIIEPSLDLITINPLASHSLNIRPLVVSSNNYIEIIIHHIDAGNAYVTVDGDIVHRIEAGMAVVVSSSEKKVTLAQKNDYSFFKVLNNKLGFGRRII
- a CDS encoding LptF/LptG family permease, with the protein product MQKLIKYISKEFISPFFMGLIGFIVFVSVELLYQLSDIIVRNKVGIDKLFILIAYHIPYFLVMGIPVGILFSIFWVLSRLSNDNEIIALQSLGIPSKRIVIPFIFLAIILSFLTFSLYDTIVPKSNMKAKEAISKYVYKNVEANIEMNKFVEVEKNKKYLYVRKIDKDSGILYGLLLYEVDYSKTTVFHAEKAFKDKDKWYMENGRIFRLTDDGLLKLDITFKKLELDISKNVEEYLRFSKSPNDMTTRELKHKIEITQKLGGDASALIVGYQEKFSNSFAPIVISLLGVALSLFINLRSKSWSVISTFVLVVLYQGSGAWLSALGKERILNPYLAPWIPNIIFGIVGIILFVLLDTRAAYKLIEPLKRVFGTIIILILLSSQGFSEKVYIESPNITIEGTKITFEGSTIINYKDSIIKAQKGFGELNDENKIIKASLFGNVTYIQDKRTIEASSMEINFESKDVVLNNTYSIESFKNKNKKTVKLRVWSGISEKKTDEDVVFSKKVKLTTCKECPTYYFKASHVTIYPEQFLVARDVILEFFGIPVFYFPFYFQSLSGEKEAPFIAAFAFKEDTITISVKINHTFANNSSLSFFQEYARNVKEDKLSQSMSYTYTIPFILGTLAISNSIKDNSFSDLRLSLSKKLELLNFSSSLSHSFSSNTDSFSINIKDIKTGLGKFSLSSSFLWKDRNITSVKFLNLSTPSLTKKYKKTFFKINSTRINITGPATKLFESWKEKTVSINTSFDSQIFNGNKKNTIKISYSSLYQKDELKNFNLYIKNDITDNYKPLKYNKDIFFLDSSITPQLKFAFRNSYPNKIYNYYAYGLKANFKTKLSIFQYGISDYQYYRVLVNEPKWVSNPATHTNKLTDFMGTEFNLKIFDVKNFFDLRYNRTFDFMQEKAEDRFITHFLTSKYTLNYNKLSFENNTRTDLEKEKIDFIKTKFNGFIKYDIFKHNYQFDYDHKNEIMPITVINNKSEIIFGKNKIEINYDYYLKKETFKESIPQIKSKYLFYDSNGGRYEGNLNFFNEYKNIHYDLKYKSKGAKQSLILNLDYDIENEYLKTGIGYNTSTKYDWAKISFIYDIKNNVWNFTQFELNKRLICWSLYFKGDLKLLPKFSLKSFEFKFFITDIPEKSVGYTEEKGVDINLF
- a CDS encoding YggT family protein gives rise to the protein MFILANLFYAIAVVLRITINFFQISLIISAIFSFISFNYHHPIRHFFDSIAEIVERPIRRYFNFTFGMVDFTPFVAILLLILLDNFLVNSLFDLARVLR